GTAGCACTCTATGTCGTCGGGATGGGGGCCTATTGCCAGTATGTTCATAGGTTCGTCCTTGTCTTCGGTGTGGTATATCAGATTCATTATATACCCTGGGGGCGCCGGTGTCAACAAGGATTTTTGCAGGTTTTTTTGCCGGGCAGGTTGATTTTCCTCCCGGTTTGTGATATCATATAATTGTCCACGGGGATATAGCTCAGCTGGGAGAGCATCACACTGGCAGTGTGAGGGTCAGCGGTTCGAGTCCGCTTATCTCCACCATCAGGAGCCCTTTGAGGGCTCTTTTTTTTGCCCCGCTCGGCGCCTGCAAGGCCTGCGCGGGGCCTTTTTTTTGGCAGCTTGTATAGGATAAAAATATTATATACATATATAATAATAGTTTGCTATACAGGGCCCTGCAGGGCGGCTCGGCCGCCTCGGTCTGGCAAATAAAAAATATTTCAATTTCTTTGGAACTTAGGGCTTGACATGTCTGTCCCATAAGTGGTAAAATCATATTGGTAAACCAAATACACTTTTAGGAGACACAAATGAAAAAAGGTTTTACACTCATCGAACTCTTGGTAGTCATCGCAATCATCGCCATTCTGGCGGCCATCCTGTTCCCTGTTTTCGCGCAGGCCAGAGAAAAGGCCAGACAGAC
Above is a window of Abditibacteriota bacterium DNA encoding:
- a CDS encoding prepilin-type N-terminal cleavage/methylation domain-containing protein yields the protein MKKGFTLIELLVVIAIIAILAAILFPVFAQAREKARQT